Part of the Candidatus Thiothrix putei genome, ACAACAAAACGTAACAGCATGACAACGACATACACACCTAAACATCTGCTCGTCACTGGCGGCGCAGGCTTTATCGGCACAAATTTCGTGCATTTTTGGCTGCAACAATACCCAAACACCCGCTTGGTGATTCTGGATGCACTGACCTACGCTGGGCGCTACGAAAATCTGCAACCGTTGGAAGGACAAAGCAATTTCCGCTTCGTGCATGGCGATATTCTGGATCAGCCGTTGGTAGAGCAGTTGCTGCGCGAGGAAACCATCGACACGATTGTGCATTTCGCGGCTGAATCGCACGTTGACCGCTCGATTTATGGCCCGGATGCGTTCCTGAAAACCAATATCGACGGCACACACAGCTTGCTGAAAGCGGCAAAAACCGTGTGGCTGGATGAGAAACCGGGCTTTGTACACCGTTTCCACCACGTTTCCACCGATGAAGTGTATGGCACATTGTCAGCAACCGACCCAGCATTTACGGAAACCACCCCGTATGCGCCGAATTCGCCGTATGCCGCCAGCAAAGCTGCGTCTGATCACGTAGTCCGCGCCTACCAGCATACCTACGGCTTGCAGACCACGACCAGCAACTGCTCCAACAATTATGGCCCATACCAGTACCCGGAAAAGCTGATCCCGCTGGCGATTTCCAACCTGTTGCAAGGCAAACCCGTGCCGATTTATGGCGATGGTCAGCAAATCCGCGACTGGTTATACGTTGACGATCATAACCGGGGCATCGACCTGATTATCCGCACCGGGCGCATCGGCGAAACCTACAACATAGGCGGCAACAATGAGCAGGCAAACCTGAGCCTGATCCACGAATTGTGCGCATTGCTGGATGCACGTTTCCCCGATTCGCCGCATGTACCACACAATCAGCACATTGTGTACGTGACTGATCGTCCGGGGCATGACCGCCGTTACGCCATCGACAACAGCAAAATTTGCAGCGAATTGGGTTATGTACCCGCAGAAACCTTCCAAAGCGGTTTGGCAAAAACGCTGGATTGGTATTTGAGTCACCCCGACTTCTGGCAAGGTGATGTCAAGTTGTTTGGCACACACGAGGGCAAGGCTTAATGCAGTGCCGTATTTGTGG contains:
- the rfbB gene encoding dTDP-glucose 4,6-dehydratase, giving the protein MTTTYTPKHLLVTGGAGFIGTNFVHFWLQQYPNTRLVILDALTYAGRYENLQPLEGQSNFRFVHGDILDQPLVEQLLREETIDTIVHFAAESHVDRSIYGPDAFLKTNIDGTHSLLKAAKTVWLDEKPGFVHRFHHVSTDEVYGTLSATDPAFTETTPYAPNSPYAASKAASDHVVRAYQHTYGLQTTTSNCSNNYGPYQYPEKLIPLAISNLLQGKPVPIYGDGQQIRDWLYVDDHNRGIDLIIRTGRIGETYNIGGNNEQANLSLIHELCALLDARFPDSPHVPHNQHIVYVTDRPGHDRRYAIDNSKICSELGYVPAETFQSGLAKTLDWYLSHPDFWQGDVKLFGTHEGKA